The sequence below is a genomic window from Rhodospirillaceae bacterium.
AATTCGTGATAGCAATGGCGGACTTTGATCTCCGCGCGCTGGAAATCTTCCGCACCGTCGCGCACGAAGGCAGCGTGTCGTGCGCCGCGCAGAAGCTGAACCGGGTGCAGTCCAACGTCTCGACACGGATCAAGCAGCTTGAAGAGCATCTCGGCAAGGCGCTGTTCCTACGCCACAACCGTGGCCTCACGCTGACGCCGGACGGCGAAGTCCTGCTCGCCTATGCCGACCGGTTGCTTCAACTTTCGACCGAGGCGTCCGAGGCGATGAAGAAGGGCGTCCCGCGGGGTGTTTTTCGCATCGGCACGATGGAAAGCACCGCGGCGGCGCGGCTGCCGGCAATCCTGTCGCGCTACCACGCGCTCTACCCGGAGGTCCGGATCGAGATCGAGACCGACGTCGCACGCGGGCTGACCCGGCGTCTGCTCAATCACGACATCGAGGTCGCGTTCGTCGCCGAGCCGGTCGCGTTCGACCGGCTGCGGACCCGCGGCGTGTTCGAGGAGAGCCTGGTTCTGGTCGCGCCGCCTTCCCTCCCGCCGCTCGATCAGCCGAGCGAGATCAGCGGAAAAACGATCGTCGCCTTCGAAGCGGGCTGCGCCTACCGGCGCTATCTGGAGGACTGGATCCTTGAAGCCGGCATCGTGCCGGGGAACATCCTGTCGGTCGGCTCCTACCTCGGCATCCTGTCCTGCGTGGCGGCCGGCGCCGGATACGCTGTGGTGCCGCAGTCCGTGCTCGATACGGTCTCGCTGACGGGCGCCATTCGGTGCTATCCCCTGCCCGGCAGGTTTTCCCGCATCACCACCCTGGTCGCCTGGCGCGACGACTATCGCTCGGTCAATTTCGATGCGCTGCTCGATCTGCTACCGGAACATGATCCGGGCCGTCTTCCTCTCGTTAAGAATGACACCGCAGAGCCCTAGTATTGGCCGCGTCAGCGACCGCCGCCGATCGTCGCTGCCGGCCGGAGCGAAAACGGAGAGTCGGGGCGTTGCGGAGAAATCCGTCCGCTGACGTGCTTCGGGTCCAGCGCTCGGCGGGGAAGATATCTCCGCGCCACGGTCCTGCGGACCGTTCCGGTCGATATGACGGGGAGAAGGGTCGGGGAACTCTGGGCCCTGCACGCCGCAGCGGGGCTCGCTCTACAGGAACGGCAGTTCGTCCCGCGTGTAGAAGAACGCGCGGAAGACCATGTTGACGTCGAAGCCCATCACGGTTTCGCCGAAGACCGGGTTGATGAATTCCCATACGGTCTCGCCCTCGGGCGTCACCTGGAAGATGCGGCCGCGCACGCCCTCGCAGATCAGCGTGTTGCCGCCGGGCA
It includes:
- a CDS encoding LysR substrate-binding domain-containing protein encodes the protein MADFDLRALEIFRTVAHEGSVSCAAQKLNRVQSNVSTRIKQLEEHLGKALFLRHNRGLTLTPDGEVLLAYADRLLQLSTEASEAMKKGVPRGVFRIGTMESTAAARLPAILSRYHALYPEVRIEIETDVARGLTRRLLNHDIEVAFVAEPVAFDRLRTRGVFEESLVLVAPPSLPPLDQPSEISGKTIVAFEAGCAYRRYLEDWILEAGIVPGNILSVGSYLGILSCVAAGAGYAVVPQSVLDTVSLTGAIRCYPLPGRFSRITTLVAWRDDYRSVNFDALLDLLPEHDPGRLPLVKNDTAEP